The genomic stretch CACCTGCACAGAGATGCTGTAATCACCTTGGTGTCCTTGggctaggaaggggaaaatcagccagggttcctgctgctgatcactaCCCGGTGAGTTCTGCTGGAAACTGCGCTTGTATGGATTATTGGTTATGGACACGATTGCCTTCCAAAGTCTTCCAAcactcgcacatgaagaatgtccacttgAGTTAGGTACCAAAGGGTGGCTAATGACATTGGAACCATATCCCAAcatgaaaggaggagagattattgggtgaggaattgaaagaaacaaaaaagactTGCTCATATAGCACAGAGTAATTTTGTTTCTGTTGATAATGGGAAGTGTTGTTACTGGTGCCATAAGATTTCCATCTCCCCTCATCCACCCCACTTTCTCTGTTTGACAATAGTAAGGACCTATCTCTGGAGCTCAGGGAAAGGGAGAGGCCAGGCTAATACAACTCTTAGCCTGTGGCCAATTTTCTAAATTGTTCTGTTGAGTTACTGCCTCATCTCCCCATACCACTCAAATCCAATACTCCAATCCTTATGTCCTTTCTGCTCTGTAGGCCTATCCTCCCTAGAAACAGTGACCTGGATTTTCCAGTTGTAACTAACGGGAGAACTTTGGCAATACAGTTGGAAAGTtgtaagcaccttgggacgttttactgcgttaaaggcactatataaatgcaagttgttgttgaaaacctAAGCTGGCATTTCCACTCACAAAATGGCCAGTTTCAAAATTGCCCATGATCAAATCCCTATCTGACCCTATGTTAACTACGTTGATTTCTGATTTACTTGAGTGTAAAATTCAAACTATTTTCAATGAAAAATAGATACAGACTCTTTGAAAGATGAAATGAATCTGGGCAGGCGATTAGATGACATTATATATCTTCTTGAGTTATTTATAAGAAAATTTGTGTTTGTTTTGGAGTGGCTGTACTTTCTAATGTGTTTTCAATTGTTGTGACCACAGGTATGTGACTGGTGCAAGCACATCCGACACACAAAAGAGTACCTAGACTTTGGAGATGGAGAACGACGGCTACAATTCTGCAGTGCAAAATGCCTCAATCAGTacaaaatggacattttttacaAAGAGACACAGGCCAATCTTCCTGCTGGCTTGTGCAATACTGTGCACCCTCCAGTGGAAAACCAGTCTGATAACACAGGCGTGCAACTACTGACTCCAGAGTCTTGGAACATGCCACTGACAGATGTTCGGAAAAAGGCCCCATCTCCCGTGGCACCTTCCTCACAGACTCAAGTCCCCATCCCTTTGGCATCTGCTGCCCTCTCCCCGTCTGACCCTGCCAGTAGCTCTGCTGCCAAAATTCCCACTCCAAACTCCAAGCCAGTGGCTGCAAATGAAAGTCCAAATATTGCACCAATTCAGCTTCAACAGCCAGCCAACATTGTGCCTCCGGTGGGTGTCCCTCCAGGTAGTCCCTCTATGGTAATGACAAATCGAGGACCTGTGCCTCTGCCAATATTCATGGAGCAGCAGATGATGCATCACATTCGTCCACCATTTATTCGAGGACCTCACACTCCAAGCCCCAATAGTCCTCTGTCAAACCACATGATTTCAGGGCTTGGTCCCCCAGGAGGTGGTCCCAGGACTATAGGTCCTAATTCTAGTCCCATGCATAGGCCAATGCTCTCACCACATCTTCATCACCCATCAACACCCACAGTGCCAGGGAATCATCAAGGGTTACTTCCCCCAGGAGCACCCCTACCTAATGTTCCCTTTCCACCTATTAATATGATGCCAAATGGCCACATGCATATCCCACACCTTTTAAACTTTGGAGTGCCATCACTTGCTCCGTTGGTTCCTCCTCCAACGCTCCTGGTGCCCTATCCTGTCATCGTTCCACTGCCTGTGCCGATTCCAATCCCCATTCCAATTCCACACATGTTCGACTCCAAGTCTACCAATGGTATTTCCAGCAATGCTGAGAGACTCATTCCAAGCACATCTATCGATGAAGATGACACTAAAGAGCCAAGTAGTTCTTTGACATCGGATAATGGGCAGCAGGGGCCTTCCAAGTCTACTAAAGCCTCGGCTAACTGCTCAGGCCATTATTTGAACCAGCCAGCCGTACTTCTTGACACCAGCAGGAGTGAGGTTGTCGATCTAACTGTCAAGCCTAATGGTCCAATTAAAAGTGATTTTACTTACTCTGACGCATTAGACTTTCCACAAGATGAAGTCATAGACTTGACCATGAGCCATAGAAGCAGACTTAATCACATCGGTCACAGGCCTTTACATCCTACTGTGAAAGTTGAGAATGAAGGCAGCAGTGTTGTAGATTTGACTGTTTCTTGTCCAGATAAACGGAACTGTATCGACTGTAGGGATTTTCCTCATTTGAACCCTATTGAAACAAAGGTGTTACCTTGTAGTGATTCCTCCCACTGCGGCACTATCCAGCTAAATTCAGGAAGCTCTGGAGGTGACTCTGATCTAACACCTTGTAATCTGGTTATGAATGGCACAAAGAATGTGGATGGTTCCCACTGCTCAGAAGAACCATCAGAccagcagcaacagcaacaacagccacagcagcaacagcaacagcaacaacagcaacCACAACCACAGCAGCCACAACCACCACAACCAcaacagcagcaggaggagatcgCTGTCAACGAGCTGGAGTCAGTCAAAGAAAACAACTGCACACCAAACTGTCAGCTGGAGTTAGAGGCAGGTAAGAAGGCCTCAATTGAATCACCCCTGGGTGGGGTGGACAAGCAGGATGTAAATCATAATCCTGCAGATGAGGACCATGCATATGCCTTGAGAGTAGTACCCAAGACGGGCTGCTTGATTCAGCCTGTGCCAAAAGCGACTGAAAAGACTGCCATAGCACCCTGCATAACCTCAACGCCAATACTCAACACAGGGCCCGAGGACAGTGAGCCGCCACTGAAACGCAGATGTCTCCGGATTCGAAACCAGAACAAGTAAAGGTTTGTTTTGAAATGCGTTTACAAAAACCTGAAGGCAGCACATTTAGAATACAAAAGAAGACACAGTGAGACGTATTTGACCATTATGACAATGAGCATTTCAAAAATCATTAATtgtaacagtaaaaaaaaacctttttgttTTAGGTCAATTAGCACAGCACTTTTCCTCCAATAAGGCTTTATCCATCCAAACTGGCAGTGGTTTGCAGTACTAATTAGATTGCTGGTGCTACTATCAAGTGATCTAAAATATATGACTTGCGCAGTGGCAAAGCTCTTTGATGCTGCACTCTCTTGGGTATGCTGATTAATCATAAGTATGGTGTGGAATTTTCATGTTTCATTTTTAAACTCAGAATTGAAAGAAACCCACTCTATTATTAATCTGATAAAATTGTGGTAATATTCGCTTTAAAATGCAAAGTAACAAGGAATAATCAAGAATATATTTAGAGGTCTTCCATAATGTCATTTTGGCAGAATACAGATTGCACtcttaatgatctatatacagccatttttgttagacaagtttAAGATTTTTCTGACcatgagggagggagaaggcaaaCGAGTATTTTTTGTTCTTCTGAAGGGTGGCCCTTTGTACCAGTCTTAAAACACTGAGAATTACAAGAATACTGCTTTAGGAAAAGAGTTATTGAATGTTCGTTTATTACTGGATGCAGCTGGATAACTATCACGTTTCGAGAAAGTTCTCATTGAGTTCGCTGGTAACCACAAACACCCAGATttctgaagattttttttcctctttaaaCAACTGCACAGTTAGGGGCCTGTCCGGCACTAATCTGGATTGACAGCCAGTAAGAAAATGAAAAAGTTTTATTGATCGGTAGACTGGCATCGGTGCAAGGATGCCACAAAATGAAGGTTGCAAATGTTATTGGCACTATTACATTTTTTTTCAGCCCATCTTTAACTGAAATATATTTTCCTTAAACTCCCAACAGTTTGTCAAGGAGAAAGTAAAGATTATTTTATAATAGAAACACTTGACAGGGGTGGATGTGACTAGAAAGGACCCAGTTTGAGCTATATTGTCAATGAATGGAATGGCTGAAGAGATAATCATCTGAGCAAACTTGCTGGCTGGTATAGATTGGTTAATTGAGTGGGAAGAATAACTCATGAGGCTAAGGTATAAGTGAATTGTGTGCCATGTGCAACACGGAAGTGTAGTATAAAGCACAACTTTAAAGTAATTGTACAATTTTCATTTGTATTCTTGCACATAATTCCAATGAGGACTGTTGGAAATCCGTGAGTACTTTAACATTCCCATTATTTTACATAAGGCAACTTTTATTTCTGTTCAGAGCAGCACAGCTGCCATCTTGAAAGTGAATGGCAGTCCTGGTGCATTGGAGAACTAACTTGCTGTATTGTGGAGTGGAGGGGCACAGTTCCTGTGTGAG from Heptranchias perlo isolate sHepPer1 chromosome 5, sHepPer1.hap1, whole genome shotgun sequence encodes the following:
- the sobpa gene encoding sine oculis-binding protein homolog A isoform X2, encoding MAEMEKEGRPPENKRSRKPAHPVKREINEEMKNFAENTMNELLGWYGYDKVELKEGEDIEIKNYPVDVEGRQHVSVLKENSLPKLKLSEDSVITSLSNSNSSFSGMTAGNGLSETPAGSRDHGSVPIIVPLIPPPILKPPTDDEMINVQIVCAWCQKLGIKRYSLSMGSEVKSFCSEKCFAACRRAYFKRNKSMPFTAEGWPFESSPGSHRVQQPRNRGSPTITRLTEHGTEIEPGRNLDRIKDTTVCDWCKHIRHTKEYLDFGDGERRLQFCSAKCLNQYKMDIFYKETQANLPAGLCNTVHPPVENQSDNTGVQLLTPESWNMPLTDVRKKAPSPVAPSSQTQVPIPLASAALSPSDPASSSAAKIPTPNSKPVAANESPNIAPIQLQQPANIVPPVGVPPGSPSMVMTNRGPVPLPIFMEQQMMHHIRPPFIRGPHTPSPNSPLSNHMISGLGPPGGGPRTIGPNSSPMHRPMLSPHLHHPSTPTVPGNHQGLLPPGAPLPNVPFPPINMMPNGHMHIPHLLNFGVPSLAPLVPPPTLLVPYPVIVPLPVPIPIPIPIPHMFDSKSTNGISSNAERLIPSTSIDEDDTKEPSSSLTSDNGQQGPSKSTKASANCSGHYLNQPAVLLDTSRSEVVDLTVKPNGPIKSDFTYSDALDFPQDEVIDLTMSHRSRLNHIGHRPLHPTVKVENEGSSVVDLTVSCPDKRNCIDCRDFPHLNPIETKVLPCSDSSHCGTIQLNSGSSGGDSDLTPCNLVMNGTKNVDGSHCSEEPSDQQQQQQQPQQQQQQQQQQPQPQQPQPPQPQQQQEEIAVNELESVKENNCTPNCQLELEAGISVDNPLSSLEKWSSAVNFPSTKTLPAVSSPDSARLEVQASSQATSHRKRHYFQCSELKETMWNNSVQEQTESSVSSSH
- the sobpa gene encoding sine oculis-binding protein homolog A isoform X1, whose translation is MAEMEKEGRPPENKRSRKPAHPVKREINEEMKNFAENTMNELLGWYGYDKVELKEGEDIEIKNYPVDVEGRQHVSVLKENSLPKLKLSEDSVITSLSNSNSSFSGMTAGNGLSETPAGSRDHGSVPIIVPLIPPPILKPPTDDEMINVQIVCAWCQKLGIKRYSLSMGSEVKSFCSEKCFAACRRAYFKRNKSMPFTAEGWPFESSPGSHRVQQPRNRGSPTITRLTEHGTEIEPGRNLDRIKDTTVCDWCKHIRHTKEYLDFGDGERRLQFCSAKCLNQYKMDIFYKETQANLPAGLCNTVHPPVENQSDNTGVQLLTPESWNMPLTDVRKKAPSPVAPSSQTQVPIPLASAALSPSDPASSSAAKIPTPNSKPVAANESPNIAPIQLQQPANIVPPVGVPPGSPSMVMTNRGPVPLPIFMEQQMMHHIRPPFIRGPHTPSPNSPLSNHMISGLGPPGGGPRTIGPNSSPMHRPMLSPHLHHPSTPTVPGNHQGLLPPGAPLPNVPFPPINMMPNGHMHIPHLLNFGVPSLAPLVPPPTLLVPYPVIVPLPVPIPIPIPIPHMFDSKSTNGISSNAERLIPSTSIDEDDTKEPSSSLTSDNGQQGPSKSTKASANCSGHYLNQPAVLLDTSRSEVVDLTVKPNGPIKSDFTYSDALDFPQDEVIDLTMSHRSRLNHIGHRPLHPTVKVENEGSSVVDLTVSCPDKRNCIDCRDFPHLNPIETKVLPCSDSSHCGTIQLNSGSSGGDSDLTPCNLVMNGTKNVDGSHCSEEPSDQQQQQQQPQQQQQQQQQQPQPQQPQPPQPQQQQEEIAVNELESVKENNCTPNCQLELEAGKKASIESPLGGVDKQDVNHNPADEDHAYALRVVPKTGCLIQPVPKATEKTAIAPCITSTPILNTGPEDSEPPLKRRCLRIRNQNK
- the sobpa gene encoding sine oculis-binding protein homolog A isoform X3, which translates into the protein MAEMEKEGRPPENKRSRKPAHPVKREINEEMKNFAENTMNELLGWYGYDKVELKEGEDIEIKNYPVDVEGRQHVSVLKENSLPKLKLSEDSVITSLSNSNSSFSGMTAGNGLSETPAGSRDHGSVPIIVPLIPPPILKPPTDDEMINVQIVCAWCQKLGIKRYSLSMGSEVKSFCSEKCFAACRRAYFKRNKSMPFTAEGWPFESSPGSHRVQQDRIKDTTVCDWCKHIRHTKEYLDFGDGERRLQFCSAKCLNQYKMDIFYKETQANLPAGLCNTVHPPVENQSDNTGVQLLTPESWNMPLTDVRKKAPSPVAPSSQTQVPIPLASAALSPSDPASSSAAKIPTPNSKPVAANESPNIAPIQLQQPANIVPPVGVPPGSPSMVMTNRGPVPLPIFMEQQMMHHIRPPFIRGPHTPSPNSPLSNHMISGLGPPGGGPRTIGPNSSPMHRPMLSPHLHHPSTPTVPGNHQGLLPPGAPLPNVPFPPINMMPNGHMHIPHLLNFGVPSLAPLVPPPTLLVPYPVIVPLPVPIPIPIPIPHMFDSKSTNGISSNAERLIPSTSIDEDDTKEPSSSLTSDNGQQGPSKSTKASANCSGHYLNQPAVLLDTSRSEVVDLTVKPNGPIKSDFTYSDALDFPQDEVIDLTMSHRSRLNHIGHRPLHPTVKVENEGSSVVDLTVSCPDKRNCIDCRDFPHLNPIETKVLPCSDSSHCGTIQLNSGSSGGDSDLTPCNLVMNGTKNVDGSHCSEEPSDQQQQQQQPQQQQQQQQQQPQPQQPQPPQPQQQQEEIAVNELESVKENNCTPNCQLELEAGKKASIESPLGGVDKQDVNHNPADEDHAYALRVVPKTGCLIQPVPKATEKTAIAPCITSTPILNTGPEDSEPPLKRRCLRIRNQNK